The Macaca nemestrina isolate mMacNem1 chromosome 1, mMacNem.hap1, whole genome shotgun sequence genome contains the following window.
TCACGCGTCTGTGGCTCTGGAAGGGCCCGGTTTCCCCAGGAGGTAAAGGAATGTTCCTGTCCCCCTGGGGGAAAGAAAGTGAAAACGAAAGCGCCCTGGCTGCTCCTGGTATGGTCCCATTTAAAACGAGGTTGCTGAAGGCTAGGACGCGTGCTACCCGGATGTGTGCCCAGAGACCCTACATCCAAGAGCAGCCGCCTGGACCACCAACCTCCCCTTCATCCAGCCGACCCAGCCCAGAGCCCAGGCCCACGTCTAGTGGATTGTGTCTTACGAGAGGCCAGGCAGGGGCTGACTTCTCTCGGTTCTCAGAAGGTCGAGCCCTCTATTAGCATCTCCTGGAACAGTGGGCAGAGGGCAAGGTGGTGACTCTGTTCAGTCCTTAGGATGGTTGGAAGCCGGAAGGAGGAGATTCTGCCGCCAGAGCAGGAAGTGCCTTTCCAGGAAAGCGGCTGCTGGGGCAGCATGGGAGCCCAGTCCAGGGAGCGTTCTGGCAGAGATCATTCCGGAACGTGGATCTGCGCCGGCGGCTCCCAGGAGACCTTCCATCTCGGAGCTCCTGTGGAGACCACGTGCCTGGCAGGTCCTTACAGTTGTGGGTTGTGTGGCTTCTTGCCAGGCAGCTGACTGGGGTTTGCGACTGTGGGTTGGTGAGAGTGGAGAACACAGAATGTTGTTTGCTGGAATGCTTCTCTCTGCCCACAGGAAGACACCTTTGGCATGTGTATTCTGGTCAGGGCAAAGTCAGGTTCTGTGATTTCCACCCCAAGATTGTAGGAGCCATGAGGCCTGGGCCACAATTTTCTCCCTTGGTTGTGCTCCGTGAAAGGTGGCTTTGGTGTCCGCTCTGCCACTGGTCTCTccccaggcaggcaggcaggcaggcaggcatccTGTGCCCCCACCTTGTCTCCAGTGGTGGTGTGGCTGTGCTTCTGCAAGGCCCTCCctcaggaggaaggaggggaggccTGGTCAGTGGAGGTCACCGCTGTGTTTCCTTCCGTGTGAATTTGTAGTACCATCTAGGTTCAGACCCGAAAAGCTTggagccaggggctgggggaaacaGGGCAGGACCAGCCTCGGGGTAGCCCTGTTGGGCCCACCAGTGCCATGCTGGCTGTGGGTTGGCAGGGTGGAGTGACCTTAAGAAGGGCCAGCTCTGGAGCAACAGGGCAGAAGCTCACATGGGGTCCAGCCCACAGGACCGTCTGAGTAGTGCTCCCATATCGGGTTCTTTGAAGCGCGTGATCTAGCCTAACTTTTTCTCCTTCGTATTGGAAAAGTCACCATAAGATCATCAAGTCTTAATTTCTGTGATCGTGATGCTTCAAGTAGGTGTGTAGCTATTGCTGGATGTGTCCTGAGAACTGCACCCCTTCTACCCTGGCGAGAAGCAGGGGCTCCAGAAATTTATGCAAGTGGCATGGCTCATTGATTGTGGGAGACTCTGGGGGGCTTCTAGCTAGTGTATTATGGGAACCAGGCTGTGGGGGTTGCAGGGCTCACTGACTGGGAGAAGCTGAATGGATGAAGAACCCTGGCCACTGTGGTGCGTGCTGATGGTTGGCTGGCACATAGAGGAGGTGTGCTAAGCGCAGGAGCAAGTTCTGTGGGTGGGAGAGCCAGGAGGGCATGGAGGGCATGCTGAGATGAAAACGACATGTGCTTGTGACAAAAAGCCCAGAAGAGGCAGTAAGGAGGGAGGAGTCTATCCCTTACGGAGAGCACATGGACTTCTGGGTGGGTGCCCTGCAGTTCCCTTCCTCCTGAGTCTTTTTAACTGGGGGTCTGGGGTCAATCAATGACATGTATGCGTTACAAGTGTGCCTGTGTGGGTACATATGTGTGGTCTGTatgcatttgtgtgcatgtgtgtgctgtgtgtgcatgcatgtgtgtgtgtttgtggtagGTTTGTGCACACATCCTGCATACCTTTGTGCTTGGGAGTGGCATGTGTGTGGTGGGTGTCCCTGTGCATGATGGAGTTGCAGCCGTGGTGCATTTGTGAGATTACCTCGGTGGCCTAAATTGGGGATTAGGAGGGCATCCTCAGGTCCTTCCCGCTGTCTGCTCGTCTGCCCACAGGCGGCTGTGCCCCAAACAGGAGGAGGCCATCCACGCCTTGCCTGAGTTGTGTCCAAGGTTTGCGCGTCGCCAGGGGTCTGTCCACTTCCCTCTGCCCCGGTCCCTGAACACAGCTGCAGTGCATGGCACCACTCCTTAGCTCTGCTCTCCACCCCAACTCGAAGACGCTGCCCTGGCCCTGTGTGCAGCTCACGTGGGCTGGGAGGTCAGGGCAGGTGCAGGTCTTGGGACAGGAGCTGGAGCCGTCTTTTCCTTCCTGCACAGCCGCAGAGCAGGTGGACAGGGCTGCTTCCCTGCAAGGGCCGAAGGCCAGGCCCCCTGGGGATTTATTCCTGGCTTAGAAGGGCGGGGCCAGAAGCAGGCGTGGTGGGGATTAGGGACTCAGCACCCTCAGCTCTCAGTCCAGCAGACAGACCCGCCCCAGGCTGGCCACAGAGGCTGCACCCCAGCAAACAGGTAGGCGCTGTTCCTGGGGAGGATTCCCACCAAGCAAAGGCCAGCTCCCGGGCCCTCACCTGCCACAAGTGTCCAAGCTAGGATCCTGTTTGCCGTCCCCTTGGAGGCTGGGAGGGAGACCTCCAACCCCCTCTTGGCATTACCAGCATCACAGATAGGAGTCCCAAGTCCGATGAGAAGTTCCTGGAATGGGCATAGATTCAGCAGATCTTGACAAGGCCATATCTGCAGGGTATGGTGCCAGAGGACAGAGGCGGGACAGGGACATTTCCATTCCAGACCTAGCAGCCCAGCACTCAGCATCATGCATGGGAGCAAATGGCTGGGctcctgggtggggtgggggtctcAGGGCAGGCTCCCAGAGGGCTTGGAGGTGACTCCACCAGGTGGGGACGGTAGCTCCCGGGTAGGGTGTGATCAGAGTAGACAGCATCGCTTACCAGGGACCCCTGGGGAGGCTGACAGGGTCAGTGGGTTCAGTGGTGTTGGATTTCAGTGGGGGGCTCCCCTGCCGAGAACCCAGCTGGCTTTCCATTCGTCTCCCGTGTGCCCAGATCCTGGTCTGAGGGCCACTCTGTGCATGCCGGGCCTTCCAATGTGACAGAGCTCAGGGGGAAGAATACCCAGGCTCTCAGGAGACTCTCAGGCCAATGTCTCCATCCCTGGGTCAGCCCTTTCCTGCCATGAAGGCAGAGGCAGCTCAGCAGGTGGGGGCCAGAGGCCACACTGCTATCCACAGCCTCTTCTCTCACCCCTAGGCATGTCAGGCCCCAGGCCTGTGGTGCTGAGTGGGCCTTCGGGAGCTGGGAAGAGCACCCTGCTGAAGAGGCTGCTCCGGGAGCACAGCGGCATCTTTGGCTTCAGCGTGTCCCGTGAGTCCAGGGCTCTTGCGGGGGGATGCGTAGACCTCAAGGCTGCTGAGTAGTCCCAGCAGCCTGTGAGCAGGCCAGGAGCCTGAACCCAACAGGCACACTCACCCTGCAGACTGTCCGCACTCTTGCCCACTTCCTACCACACAGAACCTGAGGTTATTGCACTCCTGCTGTCCCGCGTGCCTGTGTCTCCCTTCCCTGGGTCTGTTGAGTGCTGATAACTGGGCTGCAGTGTCTCTTTCTGGGAGAACCCTCGCCTTGTAGACTCCTGCGCCTTCCCAGCTGTGTGCTCCACTGGCTGCCTGCATCCTGGGGCTCAAGTGTTGTCGGGACTGCAAGGGGAACGCTGGGTGGGGCAGTGCGCTCTGAGCAGTCCCTGATGGGTGACAGGTCTCTCTGCTAGATACCACAAGGAACCCGAGGCCTGGCGAGGAGAATGGCAAAGGTGAGTGGGGTGGGGCCCTGTGGCTGGAGCACCCCCAGTGTGAGCAGGGCTACTGGGCCCTACAGCTGTGTTCGCTGTGCTGCCCATCTCCTGCCCCCATTGATCCCTCATCTGTGAGATGGGTCCTTGCCTCCAAGAGCCAGTGAGCTAAATCAGGGTGTCAGTGTCACAGTGCGGTGTCGCCTTCCTTGGGTACAGTGTGAGAGGCGGGCCAAGGCCTGGGGCTGTCTTCCTCCCACCCTGGAGGCGGCCACAGTGCTGCTGTCCCCAGCCCTGTCCTGGGCTTATCAGCACTTTTGAGCTGTCTTCTGGGGTCCTGGTAAAAAGGGCTACT
Protein-coding sequences here:
- the LOC105499666 gene encoding guanylate kinase isoform X3, yielding MVGSRKEEILPPEQEVPFQESGCWGSMGAQSRERSGRDHSGTWICAGGSQETFHLGAPVETTCLAGMSGPRPVVLSGPSGAGKSTLLKRLLREHSGIFGFSVSHTTRNPRPGEENGKDYYFVTREVMQRDIAAGDFIEHAEFSGNLYGTRSSGCGSATLKRRRAWRSGWLLPGPTWRAARSPAFLMWSSSTTVWTRPTRS